A section of the Numida meleagris isolate 19003 breed g44 Domestic line chromosome 16, NumMel1.0, whole genome shotgun sequence genome encodes:
- the SLC31A2 gene encoding probable low affinity copper uptake protein 2, with product MEMTFFFSDRLVLLFDFWSVHSPTGLALSVLVILLLSVLYEVVKMGKAKVLRRALLAVPPNFSQEALLGPDEGHSGDGGGGGGDSEDSSVREREAAQGRWFRYHVGQTLLHVVQVVVGYTLMLAVMSYNAWIFLGVVAGSAIGYFVVYPLLWVGYGGGTSHPVQ from the exons ATGACCTTCTTCTTCTCGGACAGGCTGGTGCTGCTCTTTGACTTCTGGAGCGTGCACAGCCCCACAG GGCTGGCGCTGTCAGTGCTGGTGATCCTGCTGCTCTCCGTGCTGTACGAAGTGGTGAAGATGGGCAAAGCCAAAGTGCTGCGGCGGGCGCTGCTGGCCGTGCCCCCCAACTTCAGCCAGGAAGCGCTGCTGGGACCAGATGAGGGGCACAGCGGggatggcggcggcggcggtggggACAGCGAGGACAGCAGCGTCCGGGAGCGTGAGGCTGCGCAGGGCAg GTGGTTCCGGTACCATGTGGGTCAGACGCTGCTGCACGTGGTTCAGGTGGTGGTGGGCTACACGCTGATGCTGGCCGTCATGTCCTACAACGCATGGATCTTCCTCGGGGTGGTCGCAGGCTCCGCCATCGGCTACTTCGTGGTGTACCCACTGCTCTGGGTGGGCTACGGGGGGGGCACTTCTCATCCCGTCCAGTAG